TCTGTCGCGGCCTGTAGCGCCTGCCGGATGACCTCCCCGCGGATAGCCTGTACGTCCGCGTCAGTCAGCCCCAGCTGCCGCTGGGCCTCGCGGAGCGCGTCGAACTCGTCCAGGGTGACGACGCCGTCGGCCACCGCGGCGGCCACCACCTTGCGAAATTCGTTCAATCGCCGCTGGCGTTCGGCCGCCCTGGCGACCTCGGTCTGCAGCGCCCGGTACGCATGGACAATGCGGTCCCAAACGCTCATGGCGCCCCTCCAATCGTAGAGACGATGAACCCAACAGGCGCTCATGCGGTGGTTTCAACCCCTCTCCGGACTTCCCTCCCGGGGCCTTCGCTTTGTGCCGAAGGGCCACCCAGGACCGCCAGCTTCGGCGGCGGCAACGCCATGGTGTGCCCCCTTTGTGCGGCCCATCGGCCTGCAGGGCCGGTCTCGTTTACTCCGCCCGCCCTTCCAGGCGTGGCGCCCGCCGGCGCCTTTCCTGGTCGTGTTGGCCCAGCCGGAGCGGCATTGCTTGCCGGCCGCACGAGCACCACCCTTGGGCGGCCGGCAGGGCCTCGCAGACGCGGCGCCGGTGCTGCTGGCACCAGGAGGCGGGTGGCGCCAACCACCGTCAGCCACGACGAGACGGTCAGTGCGGCGCCTACAAGCTCGCCCAGGGCCTTCGCCGCGTTGCTCCCCACCCGCTTTGGCGTCATGCGTTACGGCCTCGCTTGCGAGTTTCGTCCTCCGTACGACGGGCGACACGAAAGGCCGTGGCCCAAGTCGTTCGCCAGCTTCAGGAAGACCCGGCCCGTTGCCTGCGTGGCCGCACCCCGGCGCTTGTCGGACCCCATGCGGACAGACCCTGGGTTCAGGTGTTCCGCGATCTAGACGCACGTCGGGGCCCACCAAGGGGTTGACGACGTCGTTCCGCGGGGGCACCCTACCCGAACGTGACACGGACAGGCCGCCCACGCCCGTTGACAGGGCCCCCTTGGTCGCATATAGTTGCATCAAGCTGCATCGGGATGCAGCGCGGCTGCCACAACGGCGTGGCGGCGGAGAAGAGGGCAACGGCGCCCCTGCAGGTTCGTCCTGCAGGGGCTTTGTCGTTTGAGGAGGTGAAGGCCGTGTACACCATGGCCGTCGCGGAGCGGCTGACGGGTTTGACCCAGCGCCAGATCCGGTACTACGAGGCCCGGGGCCTGATCCGCCTGGCCCGCGGCCCGTCCGGGCAGCGCCTGCTGACGGCCGAGGACATCCGGCAGCTGCGGCGCATCCGCTGGCTCCTGCAGCAGGGGCACAACGTCCACACCATGCGCGTCTTGCTGGGCGCAGGGGATGCCCTGGGCGCAGGGGGGGATCGACACGGAGGGCGGGTCGACGGTCCCGGATGCCGACGCCCGCTCGGGGTGGCCCAGGCCAGCGGGGGACCGGCCACCGGCAACCGCTGGAGCGAGGGACCGGGCCGGTGACGAAGCCGGTGCCGCCTGCGTTGCCGCTCACCCGACCCGCCACCAGGCGTCACCGCGCGACCCGGACCGCGCTCCCGGGAACGTTCGTCGGTTCGCGGAGACTCGTCGAGATTCGCGGAGAGGAGGAACCGCGTTGAAGAACCTGAGCCCCGAGGACATCAAGGCCGCCATCCGCGACATGAACATCGGCACCATCAGCCTGCAGTTCACCGATATCCTCGGCACCGTCAAGCACGTGGAGATCCCGGCCAGCCAGATCGACAAGGCGCTGGCCGGCGAGCTGATGTTCGACGGTTCGTCCATCGAGGGGTTCGTCCGCATCGAGGAGTCGGACATGTACCTGCGGCCCGACCCGGCGACCTTCGTCATCCTGCCGTGGAAGACCCGGGAGGGGCGGCGCACGGCGCGCCTCATCTGCGACGTCTACAACCCGGACGGCACGCCCTTCGAGGGCGATCCGCGGTACGTGCTGAAGCGCGTGGTGGCCGAAGCCGCGGAGATGGGCTACGTGATGAACGTGGGCCCCGAGCCCGAGTTCTTCCTGTTCGAACGGCCGTCGGCGGAGCAGGGGCGGCCCGTGACCCTGGACCACGCCGGCTACTTCGACCTGGCGCCGGTGGACAAGGGCGAGGAGGTGCGGGCGGAGATCGTCCTGACGCTGCAGGAGATGGGCTTCGAGATCGAGGCCGCCCACCACGAGGTGGCGCCCTCCCAGCACGAGGTCGACTTCAAGTACGCCGACGCCGTGACCACCGCGGACAACATCGCCACCTTCCGCAGTGTGGTCCGGACCATCGCCCTGCAACACGGCCTGCACGCCACCTTCATGCCCAAGCCCCTTCATGGTGAGGCCGGCTCGGGCATGCACCTGCACCAGTC
The sequence above is drawn from the Thermaerobacter sp. FW80 genome and encodes:
- a CDS encoding MerR family transcriptional regulator; this encodes MAVAERLTGLTQRQIRYYEARGLIRLARGPSGQRLLTAEDIRQLRRIRWLLQQGHNVHTMRVLLGAGDALGAGGDRHGGRVDGPGCRRPLGVAQASGGPATGNRWSEGPGR
- the glnA gene encoding type I glutamate--ammonia ligase, with the protein product MKNLSPEDIKAAIRDMNIGTISLQFTDILGTVKHVEIPASQIDKALAGELMFDGSSIEGFVRIEESDMYLRPDPATFVILPWKTREGRRTARLICDVYNPDGTPFEGDPRYVLKRVVAEAAEMGYVMNVGPEPEFFLFERPSAEQGRPVTLDHAGYFDLAPVDKGEEVRAEIVLTLQEMGFEIEAAHHEVAPSQHEVDFKYADAVTTADNIATFRSVVRTIALQHGLHATFMPKPLHGEAGSGMHLHQSLFRGEENAFYDPTTPDRLSDVCKQYIAGIMEHARAITAVTNPLVNSYKRLVPGYEAPVYVAWSYRNRSPMIRIPAKRGLSTRIELRSPDPSCNPYLALAVILKAGLDGIKRRLTPPDPVEGNIYHMSEAEREELGIASLPGSLAEAIRALEQDPLILEALGSHVASRYLEAKKIEWDVYRTQISPWELQEYLAKY